One genomic region from bacterium encodes:
- a CDS encoding DUF2007 domain-containing protein: MASADLRCPWGAAGGVRRKLEDGRPLVNPADPGTLAFSRRWPRRPPSPPRGMTARRRRAILSPTPAKGAEMPLEPPPDPLELVKLCTVETAIAAQVLEGLLEDQGIPSQLLTWHSTPLDGIFQTQKGHAELRVYRRDLERAREVLADFTRAEAANDADGPEPN; the protein is encoded by the coding sequence ATGGCTTCCGCTGACCTCCGCTGTCCTTGGGGCGCTGCTGGGGGAGTCCGCCGAAAGCTAGAGGATGGCCGGCCGCTTGTCAATCCTGCAGATCCCGGAACTCTGGCGTTTTCAAGGCGATGGCCTCGACGGCCGCCGTCGCCGCCAAGGGGGATGACCGCGCGTCGCCGCCGGGCTATATTGTCCCCAACCCCGGCGAAGGGAGCCGAGATGCCGCTGGAGCCGCCCCCGGATCCGCTGGAACTCGTGAAGCTCTGCACCGTGGAGACGGCCATCGCCGCCCAAGTGCTGGAAGGCCTCCTGGAGGACCAGGGGATCCCCAGCCAGCTGCTGACCTGGCACTCGACGCCCCTGGACGGGATTTTCCAGACGCAGAAGGGCCACGCCGAGCTCAGAGTCTACCGGCGCGATCTCGAGCGCGCGCGCGAGGTGCTGGCCGACTTCACGCGGGCGGAAGCGGCGAATGACGCCGATGGCCCCGAGCCGAACTGA
- a CDS encoding MTH1187 family thiamine-binding protein, with protein sequence MEMLVFLTIAPVGRGESLSEDVAAVLDLIDRSGLPYKTGPMGTTIEGEWDAVLALVKRCHFLMRERSGRVSTCIKIDDRVGRSGELERKPAALEARLGRRLER encoded by the coding sequence ATTGAGATGCTCGTCTTCCTGACGATCGCCCCCGTCGGCAGGGGGGAGAGCCTGAGCGAGGACGTCGCGGCCGTTCTCGACCTCATCGACCGGAGCGGCCTGCCCTACAAGACAGGGCCGATGGGCACCACGATCGAGGGCGAGTGGGACGCCGTGCTGGCGCTCGTCAAGCGCTGCCACTTCCTGATGCGGGAGCGCAGCGGGCGGGTCTCGACCTGCATCAAGATCGACGACCGCGTGGGCCGCAGCGGCGAGCTCGAGCGCAAGCCGGCCGCGCTCGAAGCGCGTCTGGGCCGCCGGCTCGAGCGCTAG
- a CDS encoding zinc metallopeptidase, which translates to MFAFLFWDPTLILLAPALLFAFWAQMRVRSAYRAGLAVASRRGLSGREVAERLLSSQGLRGVSVRTTQGQLDDHYDPRNRTVNLSPAVHDRASLASLAIAAHETGHALQHAQSYVPLALRSAIAPTVGFASMLAFPPFFIGFLFSGVRMLMDVGILFFAGAVLFHLVTLPVEFDASRRAMALLKDGRYLEVDEAAGAKKVLDAAALTYVAAAAMSALQLLRLLVLRNSRD; encoded by the coding sequence ATGTTCGCCTTCCTGTTCTGGGATCCCACGCTCATCCTGCTGGCTCCCGCCCTGCTCTTCGCCTTCTGGGCGCAGATGCGCGTGCGCAGCGCCTACCGTGCCGGCCTCGCGGTCGCTTCGCGGCGCGGCCTCAGTGGCCGCGAGGTCGCCGAGCGGCTGCTCAGTAGCCAGGGATTGCGGGGCGTGAGCGTGCGCACTACCCAGGGCCAGCTCGACGACCACTACGACCCGCGCAACCGCACCGTCAACCTGAGCCCGGCGGTGCACGACCGCGCCAGCCTCGCCTCGCTCGCGATTGCCGCCCACGAGACCGGCCACGCCCTCCAGCACGCCCAGAGCTACGTGCCGCTCGCCCTGCGCAGCGCCATCGCGCCCACGGTGGGCTTCGCGAGCATGCTCGCCTTCCCCCCCTTCTTCATCGGCTTCCTCTTCAGCGGCGTGCGGATGCTCATGGACGTCGGCATCCTCTTCTTCGCCGGGGCCGTGCTCTTCCACCTCGTGACCCTGCCGGTGGAGTTCGACGCCAGCCGGCGCGCCATGGCCTTGCTCAAGGACGGCCGCTATCTCGAGGTGGACGAGGCGGCCGGCGCCAAGAAGGTGCTCGACGCGGCGGCTCTCACCTACGTGGCCGCGGCCGCGATGAGCGCCCTGCAGCTCCTGCGTCTGCTCGTCCTGCGCAACTCGCGCGATTGA